One stretch of Trichocoleus desertorum ATA4-8-CV12 DNA includes these proteins:
- a CDS encoding DUF554 domain-containing protein, producing MTLDFWAKTSGTWINIGTVLAGTTLGLGLQGRLPIRMQRIITQGLGLITLFVGIQMAGSLTKTQAGRIDGVVLALVAIALGGLLGEWWQLEERLTAVGDWLKQRFKGGGGFTDGFVAASLLFCVGPMTLIGSLNNGLTGDNTLLTLKATMDGLAAIAFTSSFGIGVGFSSLIILVYQGGLSLAAGLLAQSLPNPATDPRVLLVTGVGGLMILGISLNLLEIAQVRVASFLPALALAPLIYFILAR from the coding sequence ATGACACTTGATTTTTGGGCTAAAACCAGCGGCACCTGGATTAATATCGGCACTGTTTTAGCAGGTACCACCTTAGGCTTAGGGTTGCAAGGTCGCTTACCCATCCGGATGCAGCGCATCATCACTCAAGGCTTAGGGCTGATCACCTTGTTCGTAGGGATTCAGATGGCGGGCAGCTTAACCAAAACTCAAGCAGGTCGTATTGATGGTGTGGTCTTAGCACTAGTAGCGATCGCTCTCGGTGGGCTTTTAGGTGAGTGGTGGCAGCTAGAAGAACGCTTGACGGCAGTGGGAGATTGGCTGAAGCAACGCTTTAAGGGAGGCGGTGGGTTCACTGATGGCTTTGTCGCCGCTAGCCTCTTGTTTTGTGTCGGACCCATGACATTGATTGGTAGCCTTAATAATGGCCTCACCGGAGATAACACCCTGCTAACCTTGAAGGCGACAATGGATGGTTTAGCTGCGATCGCCTTCACCAGCAGTTTTGGCATTGGGGTAGGCTTCTCTAGCTTGATCATTTTGGTCTATCAAGGTGGCTTGTCCCTAGCGGCAGGTCTGCTCGCTCAGTCTCTCCCCAATCCCGCCACCGATCCCCGTGTGCTGCTAGTGACAGGAGTGGGAGGGCTGATGATCTTGGGCATCTCCTTAAACTTGTTAGAGATTGCCCAAGTTCGCGTCGCTTCATTCTTGCCAG
- a CDS encoding ROK family protein: MPVTETPLLLALDFGGTKHAAALIGQGETQWRDSRRQLSPTEPTVQTDWEIMRSLAHELLQGAKPSAIGVSFGGPVDAKTGTVRLSHHVPGWENLPLQQRLEAEFGAPASVDNDANVAALGEHRFGAGRGCDSLFYITISTGVGGGWVLNGQLWSGAEGMAGEIGHVVVDPDGPLCLCGKRGCVERLASGPYIAQAVREQLEAQPQRGQILRSLVNQNLDAITAQVVSQATTQGDDLAWEVLEVAAWAIGLGIGNVANLMNPQRFILGGGVTKAGAQWWETVRQTAQTTALPEVHFEIVPAALGDDAPLWGAVALASDRVSKEL; this comes from the coding sequence ATGCCTGTAACAGAAACTCCTTTATTACTCGCCCTAGATTTTGGTGGCACAAAACACGCAGCAGCACTGATTGGTCAAGGTGAAACCCAATGGCGAGATTCCCGGCGTCAGCTTTCCCCTACTGAACCCACTGTCCAGACCGATTGGGAAATCATGCGATCGCTAGCTCACGAACTGCTGCAAGGTGCCAAGCCAAGTGCGATCGGAGTTAGCTTTGGTGGGCCAGTCGATGCCAAAACTGGAACAGTGCGGCTCTCTCACCACGTCCCAGGCTGGGAAAATCTACCGCTACAGCAGCGCCTAGAGGCAGAATTTGGGGCTCCAGCTAGTGTAGACAACGATGCCAACGTTGCTGCTTTAGGCGAGCATCGTTTCGGAGCAGGTCGAGGTTGCGACAGCTTGTTCTATATCACCATCAGCACAGGCGTGGGCGGTGGTTGGGTGCTCAACGGCCAACTGTGGTCAGGAGCCGAAGGGATGGCGGGAGAAATTGGTCATGTCGTGGTTGATCCCGATGGGCCGCTGTGTCTGTGTGGCAAGCGAGGCTGTGTCGAACGTCTAGCCTCTGGGCCTTATATCGCCCAGGCTGTACGAGAACAGCTAGAAGCCCAACCGCAACGAGGCCAAATTCTGCGATCGCTGGTCAACCAAAACTTAGATGCAATCACCGCTCAAGTAGTAAGTCAAGCGACAACCCAAGGCGATGACCTAGCCTGGGAAGTTTTGGAAGTGGCAGCTTGGGCGATCGGCCTGGGGATCGGCAACGTGGCTAATTTGATGAATCCGCAACGCTTTATCCTAGGCGGGGGGGTGACTAAAGCAGGGGCGCAATGGTGGGAAACGGTACGCCAAACCGCTCAGACTACAGCGCTACCAGAAGTTCACTTTGAAATTGTCCCTGCGGCTTTAGGTGATGATGCCCCTTTGTGGGGAGCTGTGGCCTTGGCTAGCGATCGCGTTTCCAAAGAACTTTGA